TTCTTGCGTCAGTACTTCTTTATATTGCTCACAGGCAAAAGCAGTATATTCAATGCCTTGATAGGCTTCGATTGCTGCTTTCACTAAGGCTTCTTTTTGGTTGAATCGCGTAGCGGATCCTACACTTTGGTACACTTTATTTCCCTTTTTAAACAAAATAAAAACCACAAACGTTGGGCATAAAGCATATTCACTCAAGTCATATGTTGTAATTTTCACGCGGTTCGTTGCAAACAATTGCTGAATCCGTTGGTCTGTCTTAAACTTTTCAAGAATAAAAATTTGTGCATATTTCTTATGTTGGCGGCGATGTTGAAAGTACCAAAACTTAGCAAAAGCATCGCGTTCAATACACTCTAATAACCCTCCTTGAATGGCTTGATCAACCTTCGTATGAGACGCAGTACCCGTAGATGTATTCTTATGGAACAATCCATCTCCTTTAATATTTTCAACATTAACCATGAAAAAAGGCAACCAAATCTCTTCTTTTGTTATATAGTTCCATCCTTTCATCCAATGCGTCAGACTATTTTCTTGTAAACGATGCAGTTTAAACTTTGGATCGCAATATTGTGCTTCAGTAAAATAGTTAATTCGATGCGGAGGATAACAATGGCGTGTATTTTTTAATTCCTTATACGAACCATAGCACAATTGATCTTTCAGCTGAAAACTCGAAGCATATCGTTCCATATACTCTCCCAAGGCTGCCAAATCTGCTTCTTGTTCACTAAAAGCAATACCTCCGCCGTGAATACTTGTCCTATTGTTTTGCATCACATATAAGTGATCCGAAAAACAGACTCTTTCACGTAAATCTGTAGGTAGATTTAAATTTCGAGGAACCTTTAATTTAGGCTTATTAATAAAACCAAATGCTCCATGTAACGTACGCATCATAGTGGATTATAAATAGAAAGATTCGCACAAAACCCACAAGAAGGAGAACTTAACACAGTAAAATACTGGTTGTGATACCGATTAAAATCAATAAATACCGCCTTATTATACAGCGATTTATCGCGTTGAACCATAATTTTATACAGCTCATTGTAGAGCAAAGATGCATTAATTGTAAATGCGCCTATTTCTAGTACAGAAAGGGCGTGATCCTTGAGTCTTTCTATATCCCAAAGGTGGTCGATGAGCATATCTGGAGCAGTAGAATTAAATATTTTTCTAGTTTCAATACAGTTGAGACAAACCGTTCCTTTATGACTGTTCATCAAAGGCCCTAATAATAAACCATTCTCATATAACTCAACAAATAAAAAATCAGAAGATGTCGTTTGCTGCCAAGCACTTATATGTTGAATCGTAGTAGTATTATAGAAATAAGGTCCAACAAGAAGCGTCAATACAACGGGATATTCCGAAGATTGAAACACAGGCTGTTCCTCCATCGATAAATTATAAATAGTTGCGACCTTGATTTGTTCAGGTAAACCCGTCATAAATGCATGCAACAAAGTTAAATCAGTTCCAAACTCACCAATAATATCCAAATACAAAGGGGTAGGTACTTCCCTATCGGGTACTATAAATTGGTGTAGCGTCAACCAAGAAAGCAGTTCTTCCACTCTATTTTGCTGTAAAATAGAGGCA
The window above is part of the Myroides odoratus DSM 2801 genome. Proteins encoded here:
- a CDS encoding YcaO-like family protein, encoding MMRTLHGAFGFINKPKLKVPRNLNLPTDLRERVCFSDHLYVMQNNRTSIHGGGIAFSEQEADLAALGEYMERYASSFQLKDQLCYGSYKELKNTRHCYPPHRINYFTEAQYCDPKFKLHRLQENSLTHWMKGWNYITKEEIWLPFFMVNVENIKGDGLFHKNTSTGTASHTKVDQAIQGGLLECIERDAFAKFWYFQHRRQHKKYAQIFILEKFKTDQRIQQLFATNRVKITTYDLSEYALCPTFVVFILFKKGNKVYQSVGSATRFNQKEALVKAAIEAYQGIEYTAFACEQYKEVLTQEKIETFDFSEIDSFKKHYALYNLYPNLVQQVPILQDVRSEVNYTTTWVEYHPHHVLNFTAHELMKKGINEVYYAHLNTKDTLQLGFEVIKVVTPQLSLLTGDFNYPYLGLFDSQENLFTSFPHPFP